TCATCAGATTTGGAATGATGGCGGCAGCTTCCTTCAGGAACGCCATGAACGCCCCTTCCAGATTGCGCCGGACCTCACCCTGCCCCAGCCGTTCCAGCAATTCCGCGCGCCAGTGGGCGTAATCGTGCAGGCCGACGGCGGCCTCGAACAGGTCCTCCTTGCTGGCGTAACGTTTGAACAGAGTGCCCTCAGAGATCCCGGCCCGGCGGGCAATTTCGGTTGTGGTGGCGGCAAAGCCCTGTTCCAGGAAGACTTCCCGGGCGGCCTCCACAATCTGTTCATCGGTAATCGTGCGGGGGCGGGCCATAAGTGAGTTTGTACTGCACGAACTCGGGACGGCACTGTGAAACGGGTTACGCAACGTCGAAGGCGG
The genomic region above belongs to Deinococcus humi and contains:
- a CDS encoding TetR/AcrR family transcriptional regulator, encoding MARPRTITDEQIVEAAREVFLEQGFAATTTEIARRAGISEGTLFKRYASKEDLFEAAVGLHDYAHWRAELLERLGQGEVRRNLEGAFMAFLKEAAAIIPNLMTVLSRGHDPEHNRILERLGNPVRQDAEVLAQYLRAELDLGRVRPLDAEVTALTILGALTTYVHQEHMMGQTGREPMDAGRFVRGMLDLLWPGLAP